GTCGATCTCGGGATCCAGCAGGCGTTGCAGCACCGGGTCGACAAAGCTGTAGGTGATCGCCTCCTGATAGCCGCGATCGATCAACACCCGTTTCAGATCCGTCAGATCCACGCTACCTTCGGGAAGCGGACGCATCGCCAGCGGTCCCTTTGGCGTGATTTCCGGCACTGCGTTATAGCCGTAAATGCGACCCACCTCCTCGATCAGATCCTCTTCGATGGCGATATCGAACCGATACCCCGGCGTGGTGACCACCCAACCCTCCGCGCTGGGCGCGGGCTCAAAGCCAAGACGTTCGAGTATGTCCTGGACCTCTTGATCGGGTATCTCGAGGCCGAGAATCATGGCCAGACGCTGACGGCGCAGAGTCACCGGCGCGCGAATCGGGAGATGGTATTCCTCCACCGCCTCGACGATCGGCCCTGCCTGGCCGCCGGCAATCTCCATCAGCAGGCGCGTGGCACGCTCCATCGCGTTGCGCTGCAGCGTGGGATCGACACCGCGCTCGAAGCGGTGGGACGCGTCGGTGTGCAGCCCAAATCGCCTGCCACGTCCCGCCACGGCTTCGGGTGCAAAGAACGCGCTTTCGAGCAATACCGTGGTCGTCGCCTCGCCGCAACCGCTGTGCTCGCCACCCATGATGCCCGCCATCGCAACGGCCTTTTTGTGATCGGCTATCAGCAGCACCTGCGGATCGAGCGTCAGTACCGAGCCGTCGAGTAGAACCAGTTGTTCTCCCGATTCCGCACGACGTACCCGGATGCCGCCTGCCAATTCGCTGAGATCGAAAGCGTGCATGGGTTGTCCAAGTTCCAACATGACGTAGTTGGTGACATCGACCAGGGGACCGAGACTGCGAACGCCGCTGCGCCGAAGCCGCTCTCTCATCCACAAGGGTGTGGCAGCCGCGGGATCGACCCCTTTGACCACCCGCCCCAGATAACGCGGGCAACCGACAGGATCAGCCAGCTCGACAGGAAGACTCTCTTCGATCGTCGCAGGCACCGGCTCTATCACCAGGGGTTTTACGGGCGTCCGAGTGAGCACTCCAACCTCCCGTGCAATACCGGCCAACCCCAATGCATCACCCCGATTCGGCGTCAGATCGACCTCGATGCAGGTATCGTCCAGATCCAGCCAGGCGCGAAAGTCTTCGCCGACCGGTGCATCCGCCGGCAACTCCATCAGTCCGGCGGACTGCTCAGCCAGACCAAGCTCCGAGCTCGAACAGAGCATCCCCTGGGACTCGACCCCGCGGAGTTTGGCGCGTTTGATCTTGAAGCCGTTGGGCAGCACCGCCCCCAGCGTCGCCAGCGGCACTTTCAGCCCTTCACGAACATTGGGAGCGCCACAGACTATCCCCAGTGTCTCCCCGTTGCCGGCATTAACCCGGCATACGCGCAGCTTGTCAGCGTCCGGATGGGGATTGACCGACGTGACCTGTCC
Above is a window of Pseudomonadota bacterium DNA encoding:
- a CDS encoding phenylalanine--tRNA ligase subunit beta, giving the protein MKFSEQWLREWVDPGISTQELISRLTMAGLEVDSAEPAAPPFSGVVVGQVTSVNPHPDADKLRVCRVNAGNGETLGIVCGAPNVREGLKVPLATLGAVLPNGFKIKRAKLRGVESQGMLCSSSELGLAEQSAGLMELPADAPVGEDFRAWLDLDDTCIEVDLTPNRGDALGLAGIAREVGVLTRTPVKPLVIEPVPATIEESLPVELADPVGCPRYLGRVVKGVDPAAATPLWMRERLRRSGVRSLGPLVDVTNYVMLELGQPMHAFDLSELAGGIRVRRAESGEQLVLLDGSVLTLDPQVLLIADHKKAVAMAGIMGGEHSGCGEATTTVLLESAFFAPEAVAGRGRRFGLHTDASHRFERGVDPTLQRNAMERATRLLMEIAGGQAGPIVEAVEEYHLPIRAPVTLRRQRLAMILGLEIPDQEVQDILERLGFEPAPSAEGWVVTTPGYRFDIAIEEDLIEEVGRIYGYNAVPEITPKGPLAMRPLPEGSVDLTDLKRVLIDRGYQEAITYSFVDPVLQRLLDPEIDPIALANPISADMAVMRTSLWPGLLQATLRNLNRQQSRVRLFESGLRFRNENGEVRQRETLAGVITGSLDPEQWGTSQREVDFFDIKGDVEALLALTGAQKGFTFSPATRHPALHPGQSARIEKNNQAVGWVGALHPAVERELGLGGRGFVFELDISSISEGTVPQFTPISRYPAIRRDLAVVVADTVSALEVDRVVRAVVGDLLTNLQLFDVYSGKGVDSGRKSLALGLTLQDQSRTLTDTEIEQVVENVLIALNKEFGATLRD